From a region of the Triticum aestivum cultivar Chinese Spring chromosome 7D, IWGSC CS RefSeq v2.1, whole genome shotgun sequence genome:
- the LOC123169905 gene encoding transcriptional elongation regulator MINIYO — MEDATKRRHQPGALPARRKVVEEPFDPPPPPPAAAAAAATVASPAHLVGAIVEKGFSAAAPSSAPRPTVLPFPVARHRSHGPHWKPVAKAADKKKGEGEGEEEDYGMDVDEMDYQPAAAVAGPVRRKEKKGMDFSRWREFVADDVPPKRRQAKKDNIKKIDHVAEVKNVQVGERGLGGDGMELDGGNGREALGSTGLVSDVSSKKLMNAGDASVTEGGAGVAELRGEGMQLDDGEPSIAAEINAENTARLAGMSAEEIAEAQADILNRMDPALVEVLRRRGREKSGGKKDEGKDKSRQTSGPRKTAKAIPGEHLTAGEQSAHSWKAWSERVERIRSCRFALDGDILGFQSSQEQPDGKKTHGESVAERDFLRTEGDPAAVGYTINEALALTRSMVPGQRVLGLQLLASVLNRALHNLHKMDLADNVEGANSEKAYDWQAVWAYALGPEPELVLSLRMALDDNHESVVLTCAKVINVMLSYDMNGSYFDFSEKLINKTEDICTAPVFRSKPDVDGGFLEGGFWKYNTKPSNILPHYGEDDEEESDEKHTIQDDVIVSGQDVAAGLIRMGILPRICSLLEMDPPQIQKDYLVSILVALARHSPQSADAILNCTKLVQCVLKLLDRQGSTEIHSSMIRGVTLLKVLSKYNRQTCLNFVNNGVFHQAMWQWYLPAYTLKDWIKPGKEQCKLSSAMMVEQLRFWRTCISYGFCISHFTDFFPVLCLWLSPPVFQNLSEHNVLTEFSSIARESFLVLGALAQRLPLLHSVEQFGKQDMGVPGSYGEMWSWSHVVPMVNSALSWLHLNDIPYLCSLINGQSENTTHTPEQSCLVLLISSVLGMLNSTLERISPEGTPDSRSYCLPWIPDFVPKIGLGIITNGFFSFSCTEVVGHEEQLPSRGVSLVQGLCHLRCWGDVDASLSSISCLQRLVQLSCSVDRVIQRATTNSSEHLKESKAGLAGKILQEGISSLWHNDLLNFLTSLLPLISSQWPVLKNIEMFGRGGLAPGVGFGWGTCGGGFWSLKCLLAQLDSQLVLELIKIVSAVPEGLVTLSKGANSDNVTNPFANASERISPVLGVSLIAGPGQISTLERAFDILFQPSVLKCLKSSMHCLASQMKLPKTFEWDITEDEYQHFSSVLNSHFRSRWLAIKKKNPDKHARNNSAINKPKVPETLETIQEEMELTEVVNPPCSTLVLEWAHQRLPLPAHWILSSICCSDDADVSRAGLIFLLGLEAVSAAPSLDVPLVWKMHALSASVRTNMDLLQEDRSKDVFEALQELYGKHLDILCQKYYRSRSVNNDEVVRSVATVEEVKVISTHEILRFKEKIHESYTTFVESVVDQFAAVSYGDVIFGRQVAIYLHRSVETTVRLAAWNALSTAYVLELLPPLDKCIGDVKGYLEPLEDDEGILEAYAKSWTSGILDKAARRDSMSFTLAKHHLSGFVFRRSASVKVRNKMVKSLLRCYSQKQHHEAMLQSLVLQGVPRDSQYGSEVGRRIEILKDACEMNSSLLAEVQRLKTSIEGAIIS, encoded by the exons ATGGAAGACGCGACGAAGCGGAGGCACCAGCCGGGCGCTCTCCCCGCGCGCCGCAAGGTCGTGGAGGAGCCCTTCGACCCCCCGCCGCctccccccgccgccgctgccgcggcaGCGACGGTGGCCTCACCGGCCCACCTCGTCGGCGCCATCGTCGAGAAGGgcttctccgccgccgcgccctcctccgccccgcgccccaccgtcCTCCCCTTCCCCGTCGCCCGCCACCGCTCCCATGGCCCC CACTGGAAACCGGTGGCGAAGGCTGCCGACAAGAAgaaaggggagggggagggggaggaggaggactacgGGATGGATGTGGACGAGATGGACTACCAgccagcggcggcggtggccgggcCTGTGAGGAGGAAAGAGAAGAAGGGCATGGATTTCAGCAGGTGGCGAGAGTTTGTCGCTGACGACGTGCCCCCCAAGCGGAGGCAGGCGAAGAAAGACAACATAAAGAAAATTGATCATGTGGCTGAGGTTAAAAATGTACAGGTGGGGGAGAGGGGATTGGGGGGAGATGGCATGGAGCTGGACGGTGGAAATGGCAGGGAAGCATTGGGGTCAACTGGTTTGGTTTCTGATGTGTCGTCAAAGAAGCTGATGAATGCAGGGGATGCATCGGTGACAGAAGGTGGGGCTGGGGTTGCTGAATTACGAGGAGAGGGTATGCAGCTGGATGATGGGGAGCCATCGATCGCAGCAGAGATTAACGCAGAGAACACAGCGAGGCTGGCAGGGATGTCGGCAGAGGAGATAGCAGAGGCACAGGCAGATATTTTGAATAGGATGGATCCAGCTCTGGTGGAGGTATTGAGGCGTCGGGGGAGGGAGAAGTCTGGTGGCAAGAAAGATGAGGGTAAGGATAAGAGTAGGCAAACTTCAGGGCCaaggaagactgcaaaggctattCCAGGCGAGCATTTGACTGCTGGTGAGCAGAGTGCACACTCTTGGAAGGCATGGAGTGAGAGAGTGGAGCGGATCAGGTCGTGTAGGTTTGCATTAGATGGAGATATTCTGGGATTTCAATCTTCTCAGGAGCAACCAGATG GCAAGAAGACCCATGGAGAAAGTGTAGCTGAGCGTGACTTCCTACGAACAGAGGGAGATCCTGCAGCTGTTGGTTACACAATCAATGAGGCGTTGGCACTTACCAGGAGCATG GTTCCTGGGCAGCGTGTACTAGGACTGCAGCTTCTTGCTTCTGTTCTGAATAGGGCATTGCACAACCTGCATAAGATGGATCTAGCTGATAATGTGGAAGGAGCTAATTCTGAGAAAGCTTATGATTGGCAAGCAGTTTGGGCCTATGCCCTTGGCCCCGAACCAGAGTTGGTTCTTTCTCTAAG GATGGCATTGGATGATAACCATGAGTCTGTAGTTTTGACTTGCGCTAAAGTTATTAATGTTATGTTGAGCTATGACATGAATGGGTCATATTTTGATTTTTCAGAG AAATTAATAAATAAGACGGAAGATATCTGCACAGCTCCTGTTTTTCGTAGCAAACCTGACGTGGAtggaggttttcttgaaggggggTTTTGGAAATACAACACAAAACCATCCAATATACTTCCACACTAtggtgaagatgatgaagaagaaagtGACGAGAAACACACCATTCAAGATGATGTTATTGTGTCTGGACAGGATGTTGCTGCTGGTCTTATTAGAATGGGAATCCTACCACGTATCTGCTCCCTTTTGGAG ATGGACCCGCCTCAAATTCAAAAAGATTATCTCGTTTCAATTCTTGTGGCATTAGCCAGACACTCTCCGCAATCTGCTGATGCCATCTTGAATTGTACAAAGCTTGTACAATGTGTTCTTAAGCTGTTGGACAGGCAAGGATCAACGGAAATTCACTCGTCAATGATCAGAGGGGTTACTTTGTTGAAG GTTTTATCCAAATACAACAGACAAACATGCTTGAATTTTGTGAACAATGGAGTTTTTCATCAGGCAATGTGGCAGTGGTACTTACCGGCTTATACCCTTAAGGATTGGATAAAACCTGGAAAGGAACAATGCAAGTTGAGTTCAGCAATGATGGTCGAGCAGCTGCGGTTTTGGAGAACCTGTATTTCTTATGGATTTTGCATATCACACTTCACAGATTTCTTTCCTGTTCTATGCCTGTGGCTCAGCCCTCCAGTGTTCCAGAATCTAAGTGAACACAATGTTCTTACTGAGTTTAGTTCAATTGCAAGAGAGTCGTTTCTTGTATTAGGAGCTCTGGCACAAAGGCTGCCACTTCTTCATTCAGTGGAGCAGTTTGGCAAGCAAGATATGGGAGTTCCTGGCAGTTATGGTGAGATGTGGTCTTGGAGTCATGTAGTTCCAATGGTAAATTCGGCGCTGTCTTGGTTACATCTAAATGATATTCCCTACTTGTGTTCACTGATCAATGGGCAGAGTGAGAATACAACACATACACCGGAGCAAAGCTGCTTGGTTTTGTTGATTTCTTCTGTACTAGGCATGCTTAATTCGACATTGGAAAGAATATCACCAGAGGGCACTCCTGATAGTAGAAGTTACTGCTTGCCTTGGATACCGGACTTTGTCCCCAAAATTGGCCTGGGGATAATTACTAATGGGTTTTTCAGCTTCTCGTGCACTGAAGTTGTTGGGCATGAGGAGCAGCTGCCGTCCCGTGGTGTATCGTTGGTGCAGGGGCTTTGTCATCTGAGATGCTGGGGTGATGTCGATGCATCACTATCTTCCATAAGTTGCCTTCAAAGATTAGTGCAGCTATCCTGTTCTGTTGACAGAGTGATCCAGAGAGCGACAACAAATAGTTCTGAGCATCTCAAAGAATCTAAAGCAGGGCTAGCTGGCAAGATATTACAAGAAGGCATTTCCAGTTTATGGCATAATGACTTGTTGAACTTTCTTACTTCGCTGTTGCCATTGATTTCCTCGCAGTGGCCTGTATTAAAGAACATAGAGATGTTTGGTAGAGGAGGACTAGCTCCTGGTGTTGGGTTTGGCTGGGGGACGTGCGGAGGTGGGTTTTGGTCTCTGAAATGCCTACTTGCACAACTGGATTCACAGTTGGTCCTAGAGTTGATAAAAATCGTCTCTGCTGTGCCAGAAGGCCTTGTTACTCTCAGTAAAGGTGCAAACTCGGATAATGTGACTAATCCATTCGCCAACGCTTCAGAGAGAATCAGTCCTGTCCTTGGTGTATCTTTGATTGCAGGACCTGGCCAGATCTCTACGTTGGAGAGAGCCTTTGATATCCTCTTCCAACCTTCAGTTTTGAAATGTCTCAAATCTTCCATGCATTGTCTGGCTTCTCAAATGAAATTACCAAAAACTTTTGAGTGGGACATAACTGAGGATGAGTATCAGCATTTTAGCAGTGTGCTAAATTCACATTTCAGATCCAGATGGTTGGCCATCAAGAAGAAAAATCCAGACAAACATGCAAGAAATAACAGTGCCATAAATAAGCCAAAAGTACCAGAAACGTTGGAGACGATTCAAGAGGAAATGGAGTTAACAGAAGTTGTGAATCCACCTTGCAGCACGTTAGTTCTAGAGTGGGCACACCAGAGACTGCCTCTTCCTGCGCATTGGATTCTAAGTTCAATCTGCTGCAGTGATGACGCTGACGTTTCAAGAGCTGGTCTTATCTTTTTATTGGGTCTGGAAGCTGTTTCAGCTGCTCCATCTCTTGATGTTCCTTTGGTTTGGAAAATGCATGCACTTTCTGCCTCTGTCCGCACTAACATGGACTTGCTTCAAGAAGATAGAAGCAAGGATGTTTTTGAGGCTTTGCAAGAATTGTATGGCAAGCATCTGGACATATTATGCCAGAAATATTATAGATCTCGCTCTGTTAATAATGATGAGGTTGTAAGATCTGTGGCCACTGTTGAAGAAGTAAAAGTAATTAGCACTCACGAAATTCTCAGATTCAAGGAGAAAATTCATGAGAGCTACACTACTTTTGTCGAGAGTGTTGTAGATCAATTCGCAGctgtctcatatggagatgttatTTTTGGTCGGCAAGTGGCCATTTATTTGCATAGAAGTGTTGAGACTACGGTTCGGCTGGCAGCCTGGAATGCATTGTCTACTGCTTATGTGCTTGAACTGTTGCCTCCCCTAGACAAATGCATTGGTGATGTTAAAGGATACTTGGAGCCTCTTGAG GACGACGAAGGAATCTTGGAGGCTTATGCCAAATCATGGACATCTGGTATCCTGGACAAGGCTGCTCGGAGGGATTCCATGTCGTTCACACTAGCGAAGCATCACCTGTCCGGTTTCGTTTTCCGGCGCAGTGCTTCCGTCAAAGTGCGCAACAAGATGGTCAAGTCGCTCCTCCGGTGCTACTCCCAGAAGCAGCACCACGAG GCTATGCTCCAGAGTCTGGTTCTGCAAGGCGTCCCACGGGATTCGCAGTACGGCAGTGAAGTTGGCCGGAGAATCGAAATCTTGAAGGATGCATGTGAGATGAACTCTTCCCTCTTAGCTGAGGTTCAAAGGCTGAAGACATCGATCGAGGGAGCTATTATTAGTTAG